The region GGAATTTATTGAAAGAAGAACTGAGTCTAATTGTAAATTTTGGAATTTATCGCCCAATCAAATCTCTTTGAAAGAGTTATCGTGTGTGTTTTATAATACTTCCCAAAATTTTGGAGAGGTGTATGGGAGTAAGTATTGAAGTTGTGAAGCAGTTAAAAGAAAGAACTGGTGCAGGTTTGATGGACTGCAAGAAAGCTTTAGAAGAGACAGGCGGTGACATTGAAAGAGCTATAAAGATACTTAGAGAGAGGGGATTTTCAGTAGCTGAGAAGAAAGCAGAAAGAGAGGCTAAAGATGGAGTTGTACACATAGAAGTAAAGGGTGAGAAGGGAATAATAATTGAGGTAAATTGTGAAACTGATTTTGTTGCAAGAAATGAAGAATTCAAGAAATTCGTTAAAGATCTGGCAGAGTTTATCCTATCAAAAGGACTTTTATCTCAGACTGAGGAAACTGAAAGTATGAGAAAAGAAGCAGTAATGAGATTTGGCGAAAATATTGTTGTGAAAAGATGGGAAATTTTCTCACTTACCAGAGGAAACACCTTTGATACCTATCAGCATGGAGAGAAACTAGGAGTAGTAGTTGAAGGAGATATTGAGAAATCTGATCAGGAAGCCGTTTCCTTATTACACGATATTACACTCCAAGTAGCAGCAATGGCACCCCAAGTGGTAAAAAGCGAGGAACTTGACTCTAGTTTTGTAGAAGAAAAAAAGAGAGAATACACTCAGGAGTTCATAAGCCTAGGAAAGCCAGAAAATATAGCCGAAAAAGCAGCACTTGGTAAACTCTCTAAACTCTTTTCAGAAATTTGTCTATACGATCAACCCTTTATAAAGGATGAGAAAGGTGAGAAAAAGGTTAAGGATGTCATTG is a window of Brevinematia bacterium DNA encoding:
- the tsf gene encoding translation elongation factor Ts, with translation MGVSIEVVKQLKERTGAGLMDCKKALEETGGDIERAIKILRERGFSVAEKKAEREAKDGVVHIEVKGEKGIIIEVNCETDFVARNEEFKKFVKDLAEFILSKGLLSQTEETESMRKEAVMRFGENIVVKRWEIFSLTRGNTFDTYQHGEKLGVVVEGDIEKSDQEAVSLLHDITLQVAAMAPQVVKSEELDSSFVEEKKREYTQEFISLGKPENIAEKAALGKLSKLFSEICLYDQPFIKDEKGEKKVKDVIEEYKKRSGKKFEIVKFYRFQIG